TCGCGCGAACGAACACCAGCACGCGTCGGCCGGTTGCGAGCACCGCCGACCGGGGCACCGTCAGGACGGGCCGCTCACTCGAACTCGTGAGGACCATCGTCGCGTACATGCCGGGCTTGAGTTCGGCGCCCACGTTCGGCAGTGCGACGCGAACCCGCAGGGTGCGCGTGTCCTGGTTCACGGTGGGATACACGTACGCCACGCGCCCGGTCCGCTGCTCTCCCGGCAACGACGCAAATTCCATGGTGATCGGGGCACCAACGCGGGCAAGGGGGGCGTACTGTTCGTAGATCTCCCCATCGACCCAGACGGTGTTGAGGTCCGCAATGCGGTAGACCGCGTCGCCGGCCATGATGCGTTGGCCACTGAGCACGGGTTTGTCGACCACGAACCCATCGATCGGCGATCGCAGGGTCAAGGTGCGACGTACCTGGCCGCTCGTTTCGATGGCGTCGATGTCGGCCGCCGGAATGTCCCAATAGCTCAAGCGCCGACGCGCGGACGCCACCAGCTCCTCCGCGGAGCGTCGCGCCTCTGGGGATCCATTCTGCACGTCCGCCGCGAGTCGTCGTGCGAGCAGCAGCTCTTCCTGCGCCGTCACGAGCATCGGCGCGTAGATCGTGAACAGTGCATCCCCGCGCCGTACCGGCTGGCCGGTGAAGTTGAGGTACAACTGCTCCACCCAGCCGTCGATCTTGGGTGCAATCACCTTGACCCGCGTCTCGTCGTAGCTGACGATCCCCACGGCGCGCAGCTCGCGCTTCAGCGGCGCCAGCGTGACCGGCGCGAACGTCACGCCGATGCGATCGGCATCGGCCCGACTCAGCATGACGGGGCCGGCCTCCGTCGCCGGCGCGGCGCCGCCGTGGTTGTGCCCAGCGGGAACGGCCGATGCGTCAGGGGATTTCCGGGTGGCCAGGTACACCGCGGCAAACGCGCCCACGAGCAGGAGTGCCGCTCCGGCGATCATCCCCATCCGGCGACGCACTGGGTGACGCGTCGGCGAATCAAAGGGAGAGGTTTCAATGGGTGACGACATCAGCGGAGTCCTCGGCGCGAGGCATCGCGCAAGATGGAGGAATGAGTGGGCGCGTCTGGTGACGTGGGCGCGGGCGGTAGGTCTCGGCTATCGGGCGGTTCAGACGTCGAGTCAACCAAAGACCGACCAACAAGCATCTCGAGTTCGGCCCATGCGCGCCCCTCGTCCGCTTCCAAAACCGCGAGTTCCTGCCGGAAACGGTTCACCGTCGTACGGCTGTCGAGCACGGTCATGAACGGGACGGAGCCCACGCGGTACGCCGAGAGCGACGAGGTGACGCTCGCTTCTGCCTGCGGCAGGATCGTGGTGCGATACAGCAGCTGCAGCGCTCGGGCGCGCGATAGATCGGCAAACGCTTCGGCGACACTCCCTCGCGTGTCCGAACGCATGGCCGCGAGATCGGCACTCGCCATACGTCGCATGGCCACGGCCTCCTCGCGCATCTTGAGCTGCCGACTGCGGGCGAAGATCGGCACCGAAGCGCCCACCATGAGGCTCGCCATGCGATCGGTTCCCGACGACATGGCCGTCGGATCGGCGCTGGCAACTGCACGCCGCTGCCCATACTGCACGCCGATTTCGAAGTCCGGCCAGATCTCCTTTCGTGCGAGCAGTTCGGACGCTTCGGCCGCCCTCACTTCCTGTTCGCCCGATTGGATCATCGGTCGGCTGGCGGCCGCGGCGCGCTGAAGCGAATCGACGCGCGGCAATGCGGCCGGATAGGACGGGAGTTGCACTGGTGGAAGCGCCGGCTCGACCGGGCGATCGAGGAGCGCGGCAAGACGAGCGGAGGCCGCCTCGCGCATCGCACGCATGCGGATGATTTCCTCATCCATGCGTGCCACCTCCACCTGCGCGCGCAGCACATCCGCCTGCCGTCCCTCGCCGACGCGATACATGCTCTCCGCGATGCTTGCCAGGTCCTGCATCAGGCGGCGCGACTCGCTGGCGACCTCGATGGAGCGATCAAGTTGATAGAGATCGTAGAAGGCGGCTGCCGCGCTCGCCCGCTGCTCCCACCGGGTATCGGCCGCGCGCGAACGCTCCGCAGCCGCCTGTGCATCAGCCGCGCGACCGGCCGCCGCGAGCTTGCCGTTGAGTGGCAGCATTTGGGTGATCTGCACCTGGTTCATCCCCAGCGTCTCCATCGGGCGGAGCGACGGCACGCCATAGTTCATGAAGCCCAGTTGCACCTGCGGATCGGGGAGGCGCCGGGAGCCCGGCACGCGTGCCTCGGCGGCTCGGGCCCGTTGACGAGCGGCCTCGACCCGTGGACTGCGTTTCACCATCTCGGCGTATACGTCGGCGAGGCGGAGCGGTGCGACACGGGACGTGTCTGCTTGCGCCACCAGCGCGTGCGACGTGCCGAGTATCAGCACCGCGACGGCGACGCCAACCCTCAAGGGGCGGGGAACGCGAACGACGTCACGGCGTGCACTGGATTGCATCCAGCACGTGAGCAGGATGGACACGGACCGACCTCCACGAGTGATCTCTTTGCGTAGCGTGCGCAGCTACTCACCGTTGCGCAGAACGGGTCGCACGACTCACAGCCCAGCGGGAACGCGGACAAGACGGCGGGATGTGGACACCGCCGATGCGGGTCAACCCCGTGGCGGGGGAACGTCCGGTGCGTGCGCCAGTGAGGCGAGGCGGCGCGGCAGGCAGAACACCCAACACTCATCGACCGCGAGCGTCCATGTGGTCCACTCCACCAGGGCAAGCCGCACCATTGGCGAGCCGCCGTGGCACCCGGCGCCCAGCAGCGGATGCGGGCATGGACAGTTGATGGGGCAATCGCTCGGGCAATGGCGCGACGGCGCCGTCGGCTCGACCTGAGCGCTCACGGGCCGGTGTACTCGTTCGTGTCCGCTTCGCGCACCGTGCACACACGCGTGGGCAGCCTGTGGCGACGGCACCGCCACGCGAGCCCCTTCCGCACGACTGCTCCCGCCCGGCACTGCCAGCAGCAGGGTGAACAGTGTGGTTAGGACTCGACGAATGGCAGTCACGAGAGGCACGAGAGGCACGAGAGGCACGAGAGGGTCAGGACGCGCGGCAA
The Gemmatimonas sp. UBA7669 genome window above contains:
- a CDS encoding efflux RND transporter periplasmic adaptor subunit, with product MGMIAGAALLLVGAFAAVYLATRKSPDASAVPAGHNHGGAAPATEAGPVMLSRADADRIGVTFAPVTLAPLKRELRAVGIVSYDETRVKVIAPKIDGWVEQLYLNFTGQPVRRGDALFTIYAPMLVTAQEELLLARRLAADVQNGSPEARRSAEELVASARRRLSYWDIPAADIDAIETSGQVRRTLTLRSPIDGFVVDKPVLSGQRIMAGDAVYRIADLNTVWVDGEIYEQYAPLARVGAPITMEFASLPGEQRTGRVAYVYPTVNQDTRTLRVRVALPNVGAELKPGMYATMVLTSSSERPVLTVPRSAVLATGRRVLVFVRASNGALVPKDVTIGDASDDRVVVLSGLSVGDTVVASATFLVDAESNLKSALGGMGNMPGMNMGGASETPPPAGPRPAGPVPDSMSKIPGMPDMPGMADMPGMNHGSSTPPAKPAPKPNPQKGGPPSSTPPHVRQEV
- a CDS encoding TolC family protein: MSILLTCWMQSSARRDVVRVPRPLRVGVAVAVLILGTSHALVAQADTSRVAPLRLADVYAEMVKRSPRVEAARQRARAAEARVPGSRRLPDPQVQLGFMNYGVPSLRPMETLGMNQVQITQMLPLNGKLAAAGRAADAQAAAERSRAADTRWEQRASAAAAFYDLYQLDRSIEVASESRRLMQDLASIAESMYRVGEGRQADVLRAQVEVARMDEEIIRMRAMREAASARLAALLDRPVEPALPPVQLPSYPAALPRVDSLQRAAAASRPMIQSGEQEVRAAEASELLARKEIWPDFEIGVQYGQRRAVASADPTAMSSGTDRMASLMVGASVPIFARSRQLKMREEAVAMRRMASADLAAMRSDTRGSVAEAFADLSRARALQLLYRTTILPQAEASVTSSLSAYRVGSVPFMTVLDSRTTVNRFRQELAVLEADEGRAWAELEMLVGRSLVDSTSEPPDSRDLPPAPTSPDAPTHSSILRDASRRGLR